The nucleotide window GAAAGGAAGGGGGGAATGCGGAATGCAGGACCAGCCTTAAATATTGAACACAAATCGCCTACATGGAAAGTAAAGGAAGAATAATATCAGAGAGGAAGCAGATCCATGTTGAAGTCCATTGGTACGTAGTGGTACCCCTGGGGGTCCAAACATTCTGAAACGCCCCCGATGAGTAATTAAGCTTGGCCGTTAAGAGCTCATCAGTTAAATATCAAGTGATCTTGCATTTTACTTTTGATACAGTAGCCATGGTCGAAAACCAAGCTTTCGCTAAGCTCTACTTTAAGTTCTAACACTCCATATGTGTTTTATTCTACAATATAGACTCCCAATTCCAGGGATCATTATAAGAACAAacttaaatgttactttttaaatgttaaaatggaaGTGGAGTCTGGCAGCTGCAGTCTACAAACTCTTTTTGTCCATAAAGCTATCTTACATGGCTTTGCCCCTAAGTAATGTcatctatttgaaaaaaattccCACTATTTCATAGTACAATAGGACTGAGTATTGTCATAATACATGGCAAGATCATATCCTGTCCAAAGAGAAAGCTGTACAGCTTTGCTgtgagaaataaagcattttcttttttaatgttaacttcctggtttgtttacactGTAATAAGAAGCTTATCTTAACTCCATACAGCGAGGAACTAAATCTGGCAAACGTCTCACCAGCTGGCTCAGTCTCTATATCAAATCTAAAGGAACAGAAGGGAAGTGTGTAGGACACAACTTAGTTAACAACTAATTTTATTTAGGCAATACACATTAATATACCAAACATACACAATTATAATTATGTCGATATATTTTCAGAAACAAGAAAGACCTCTGCACATATGACATTGGATTAGAGGTTACCAAGAAACATCCATTACTGCTGTCTGCTTTCCCAGAAGCCCTTTTAAGCTGGGAGATCAGCGGGCAACAACTAAGTTTTTGAACCTGACAACTCACTTTAGGttataaaaccctaaaataatGAAAGCAAGTCGACCTTGCAACTAATTTACTAGTTGGCTTGAGTGTTAGACTATGTTTCATTAAATCATTCTGTTTAAGCTGGTATTGTCTTTGTTAACTTCTAATCAGCTATGGGGTATCCTAATGCAAGTAGGTTAGTATTCTTCTCAGATACCAAGGTTTCTGTCAGTTAGCCTTGGTGAAAATTGTTAGCTCTCTGTTGTGTGGTCAACAGGTCAAGAAGAATTAGATTAGAATTCCCTCTATGGTAGTTCTTTCCATAGGACAGAAAGCAAAAGGACATCAATAGGGAGTGAGCGAGAATAATAAAATCAATCTCGTGGGGAATCGgccctttctcacttaccgaaaatgtaggcgagaacggccttctaaTTCActgaggtcgagctctcgccaaacgGGAGGATttcctctagtgccccggggatcacacactcttctcaatgaatgcagccacagctgcaatcattgagaagatgcccagcacgggagaacttcctgacattgtattataattatctcttacaaatgatacttttgtatctgtaacaaaagTATCATTTGTAagggatacttatattacaatgtcagaaggttctcctttgccgggcatctccTCAaggattgcagctgtggctgcattcattgagaagagtgtgtgatccccggggcactagaggttaattaacatctagtgctgggaaacgcaaaactgttttaaatggttaaatatcctctagtgccccggggatcgcaaaaaggaggattcccagggaatcatgtgaatcccctgtgaaccctcctgttataattttctcgATCTTCGGATGGTTTCCCGAAATCAGATAGCCTGAAATTTtgctgaaccatcggaagttcaagaaAATTTTCGCCAGAGGCATTCTTTCTCATCCCTAGACATCAATTCCAATAGACACAGACACTAAAGAAAACCTGACAATAGGTTTTCCCATTTGCTACTCCATCCAACATTATGTTTCGGGTTCTAGATGTACTTTAACtgctattttggtaaatatttactCTAATACAAAGCGATATCTGACTGCACagaaattgttattttgtattatttataatgtcCTTGCATGTGAACAAAgattataacaaaattatttcttgTGACATTTGTAAAGGGTCAAACATTTCCCAAAAAAGCACAACTTCTCAACATTGTGGCAtgcttaaaattttatttttggaaaatttgaTTTCAATGTAGGCTCTCATATTCACATAAGATATACAGAGAAGAACATTGATCATATAGTGCGTATACAACAGCAATGATGGGCTAACAACTGAAATTAGATCAATTAAACAGAATAACTTGAGACAACAATAAACAAGaatggattttcattttttgagTACATAACATGTGACAACTGAAATAAGATCAGAACATTCAGGTGTAACAATGAACAAGTACATAAAATGTGACAAACTTGCCATAAAATCCTGGTGCTCCTTGGTTGTCCAAATTTTAACTGTATTAAGACAAAATCACATACACTTTGCCAAACTATACCTTTTGGATATGAAAACTGGGACAGTTTTCCAAAATCAGGGGAATTTAGGAGGTATATAGAATCGAATGTATATGTATAGGCTGGTGAATATATACATGAATGTTTGATATGTGAATGCAGTACAGATGAATGGCACAAATTATACACATTTAGCATTATTACAAAGTTAATTCTTCCCAAGGTATTTAGGCATGGCAGTTTCAGAAGTTGTACATTATGTACATACAAATAGGTATTATTGTGTGATTATCAGAACTGTCATACAGCATAGAGACATACAGCCTGACAGTCTGTAgaatgcatatatttattattaacattgtATAACAAAAAATCACAGGTACTTAAAGTGTCAGTGTTGTCTACAACAACCAAAAAGAATCCAGCTGTCAATTTTCTAAAGCAGATTAAACAATGAAAGCTAACACTTAATTGGTTGCCACTGTCAACACCTCCAGTCTTTCTGAAAAAGAATGACTTGCAGGATAGCTGTGTAATGCTTGTGATGTTTCTTGTGATTCTACAATATGCAGGTATGGCAGAAAGAGGTAAGGGGACGAGACAGCTCACAGTCACATTCTGACGGTGCCCAGAGTTACATAAAGCTGGAGGAACCCATTAGATCCAGTAGACTGGCAGATCCCCGCACAGCACCCGGATGGTAGTTCCCAAGATGGAAGGATCACTCACCAGCTTGCTAGGGTCATTCTGTTTGGTTTCCAAATCAATCTGGAGAAAGCAAGAAATTATTTTGGAGGGGGAAATTAATGGTAATATAACTTTTCTAAGGAGATAAGGACATGTAAAAACTACCAAAAAAGTACCGAACTTTTCCTAGAATAGTCACCAACTTACAAATTAAAAGGGAACGAATCAAGGACTTATTATATAGGTTGTTTTTAAtgatgtgcagtgttctccccagcctctttaaactgggcgcaccacctgacacttttcagtaaccacctggctgtttttggaaaagttgggtcaccatacaggggccaccacccgccaacagcttcttcccacccagcctaacaaatttctggggagaatactgatgtCATTGAGCAGTTCTCTGCTATTTGTTAAAACATGTGAATGTCACAGGGGAATACCATAAAATGCCTGGCCTGGCAAAATTCAAGTTAATTAAATGATATAGGTTTGCTTAGCTGGGTGGTAAACTAGGTGATGCTCAGGTGACCATCTGTCAGGTTCAAAATCAAAAATCTCACCTTGCTCAGCACATTTTCTGCAATACTCTGAAGACTCTGAATGCGTTCTCCTTCCATATGGGTAATGTAACATGCGTGGCCAGGACGTGGACGTGTGCAGATCAGCATCTGGGTAAAGAAAGAAGGGATTTATAAATTGGAACTGAAATCAACCTTcacactttaaatttttaatcAACAAAACCAATGCATTTTGCCAcgacaatgaattttaaatttacttgGCTGGTTTATACTTATGAGTTGCAGTTCACTATTAGTGGCTACTTTGGCCCATCCACATTACATGTGTGCAATACCAATAGATATGGAACATGTGAATAACACCTAAAAGTGGGACTCTTGTCAAGCAGCTACAAATACCAATGAAacacatatttggaatctgtaaaGGTTAGTTAGTTCAACCCTTACCTACCTGAATCCTGTTTTTAAATATTCCCCACACAATGCCCTATACCAGAAATACATTAATATCCTCCCATTTAAAAAGAAGCAGCCCAGAGTTTAGAAGGCTGTTGGCTTTCAATCCTGACTGTCACTGACATTTAGGGTCTCCACTGACCATCGGTAACCAATCAAAGTAGTTATTTATCATGTGATCGCAATGTCAGCTATGACATCACATGTATCTGCAGTTTTTACTAAAGAGAAAGAAAGCCTTCACATGAacactataaaataaaactttaaataaaacatagaaaataataaaatttatatttttaaattttgtgctaGCATATAAGCAGaccaaaggatttttttaaataacgcTAACTAAGAaagaataaaggaataaaaattagatttttagttactttttttgcacagtTGACCAATCTATACGGGATGTATTACCTTGCTATAATCATAGACAACACTGGCTGAAGTATTGATTCCGGTGTCCAGATGGAAGGTTGCCACACCATCGGGTCTCCCTTTGGATTCTGCTCCATCTTGCAGAGACATCTGGAAGATCTGGTGACACAAAGAGATACTGATCAGTACTATATTATTAAGTAATATGTACAAACACGTTGACTTTCTCACTGAAATACACTGGCTTTTGTTAACAGATTTGGCACACTTCCTAAGACTATACTAGAGCatgacagttttattttaccatgGTCTACTTGCTGGTAAATTTCAGAAATTGCcatttaatgctttatttattgATAGGTTGCATACAAAACTTACCGTCTCAGTGTGCTTCTGGCTCATATGCAGGCCCATTAAAAGGACAGCAAGCAGGACTACGACCAGGACCACCACAACCAACACCACACAGAGGAGCTTCTTAAGGCCACCAAGACATGGGATCTTAGGGGCAAACAGCAATTCGGAATATACCTGGGGAACAATAAAAGCATAGATGGtagttgtaaagtaaaaaagtcaAAAGAGCTGCCATTCTTGACCTAACAGACTAGTGGTTAGGTTCTTATGATGTTTAATAACAGTGACCCTGATCAAGTATGTAGATAAGGATAACTATTTCCATCTAGTTTTTTTTTCGGGTTAGGCCAACATTTGGATTACCAGCATTATCAAAATAATTACCTCTATCTACTTGGAGATCCGCATACCTACCACAAAAATGAACTCTGGCCCTTAAGGTGGTAGGATTGTATTACAATGAAATCTTTAGACCTGCCCTTACCTACAGATCAGAAGATGTCTCTATCTAGCTAAAGAATGAAACAGTATTGCCATGACCATAAGGATGGAAAAGATTTCTTTAGCAAAGGATTAGCAGAACATTTCCCTATGAATATCAAATAAGGAACCGCCTAGCTAAAGAGTGGTGGAAAATCTCCCTGTGCCTTTCCACTAAATTAATTTTAGAGAATTATAGTAAAGTTAATTGGAGCAACTGAAACATGTTGTGGTGATGGCCACTGTAGACATATAGACACACATGAAAAACTTGTGCAGAAATAATACACCAGAATTATAGAAGAATATATCTAGATAATCAAACTCATTGGCATTCTCCCAAACATAAAAAAGCTTTGAGATTCTTCAACCTTGCTCTCATTTTTTCATGGGGCTCTTACTGGCTAAGCCCCTTTGGCACTTACAGGTGGTGTGTCCATCAGCACAGCTTTGCTCTGATCCATGGTTGCTTGTTCCCTTTAGTTTCTGAACACTGCTGTACAATCAAGTTGCATTGGCAGCATTATATATCCCTTAAAATTGGGTTAGCGTCATCAAGGTGATGTGCTTGGCTTGCTAAGTGTTTACTTACGCACCAAAAATATTTGAGCATCAGGCACACTTCTTAGGTCTCAAGAGGTTTCTCTAAAACACTTTGCTCTCGAGAATTGAACATCAACCTCATCACTCAATTAGTGCCTGCTTTGCTAATAGGCAGCTGAGTATTTCTGTGTTAACCTTTAACCTGCTGCTCATATACATCAGATAGTCAGGGAATTTATCATTAAATGCAACACACATTTTAGCCAACCTGGTGAACCAACCATCTGTTGCCCATTCTGTTTTATCTTCCTGGAGATTTTTGAATATtggaaatcaaaaaaaaaaaattaacctgtaACAATCATATTTGATTGAGACTAAGAACCATAAAGAGTGATTAGGACCTAAAGGCAACTGAAGATTAAATCCTGTTTTCAAGATAGTTTACTATTGTGTCTGTCTTTGCACCATTCACACCTTTCTGTTCAGGTGCATTGGGTCAACACATGCTAATAAAGGGGTTGCCAATATACCAGAACAATATTACTAATACTACAAGAATATTGGAAAATGGTTCAGCAACACTgtacaccacaatgcacattatGTATGTTTCCATGTGTTGTAGTGAACTGGAATGAATGTGTATTCCaaagtgtgttggggtgccattgaaaATTAATTAAACCATAACATACTAATATGAAATACCATGGTTTAGGGTAATGTGCACATTACTACAATATAtaggtttatttataatttttggataacttGCCCATGTTTGATGGAAGTTTGATGATAT belongs to Pyxicephalus adspersus chromosome 2, UCB_Pads_2.0, whole genome shotgun sequence and includes:
- the SFTPC gene encoding surfactant protein C, which codes for MDQSKAVLMDTPPVYSELLFAPKIPCLGGLKKLLCVVLVVVVLVVVLLAVLLMGLHMSQKHTETIFQMSLQDGAESKGRPDGVATFHLDTGINTSASVVYDYSKMLICTRPRPGHACYITHMEGERIQSLQSIAENVLSKIDLETKQNDPSKLVSDPSILGTTIRVLCGDLPVYWI